From a single Cupriavidus oxalaticus genomic region:
- a CDS encoding muconate cycloisomerase family protein, producing MLTEKAIADSRDSSADRSAAEIEAVETVIVDLPLRRIQQFARLGAKHQSSVVVRLHTKGGVVGIGESITPCGPWWSGDSVEAIQATINHYLAPLVVGEPVLDASRIMAKLHARVAGNAFAKTGIEMALLDAVGKIVDAPIHVLLGGRFRDRLSVAWPLATGDVRQEVDEALRMLEAGKAGAFKLKMGALPLAQDLRRALAIAKELEGKASLRVDPNEAWDEPTTMRALGPLEAAGIEIIEQPVARWNLDAMARINRQARSMLLIDEGVQSLHDATEVVKRAAAGLVSLKIMKTGGMRPARAMADIANAGGMHVYMGTFLETSIGTAANMQLAASIEALPYGGEVIGPLLVEEDLCEVPAVYKDHALWLPEGPGLGIRLDENQVRRFARAAPHRIGRSAA from the coding sequence ATGCTCACTGAAAAAGCCATTGCCGACAGCCGAGACAGCAGCGCCGACCGCAGCGCGGCGGAGATCGAAGCGGTCGAGACGGTGATCGTCGACCTGCCGCTGCGCCGCATCCAGCAGTTCGCCCGCCTGGGCGCCAAACACCAGAGCAGCGTGGTCGTGCGCCTGCATACGAAGGGCGGCGTCGTCGGGATCGGCGAGTCCATCACGCCCTGCGGCCCCTGGTGGAGCGGCGACAGCGTCGAGGCGATCCAGGCCACGATCAACCACTACCTGGCGCCGCTCGTCGTCGGCGAACCCGTGCTCGATGCCTCGCGCATCATGGCCAAGCTCCATGCTCGCGTGGCCGGCAACGCCTTCGCCAAGACCGGCATCGAGATGGCGCTGCTGGACGCGGTCGGCAAGATCGTCGACGCGCCCATCCACGTCCTGCTCGGAGGCCGCTTTCGCGACCGGCTCAGCGTCGCCTGGCCGCTCGCGACGGGCGACGTGCGGCAGGAGGTCGACGAGGCCTTGCGCATGCTGGAGGCGGGCAAGGCCGGCGCCTTCAAGCTGAAGATGGGCGCGCTGCCGCTGGCGCAGGACCTGCGGCGCGCCCTGGCGATCGCCAAGGAGCTCGAGGGCAAGGCGAGCCTGCGCGTCGATCCCAACGAAGCCTGGGACGAGCCGACGACGATGCGGGCGCTCGGGCCGCTCGAGGCGGCGGGCATCGAGATCATCGAGCAGCCCGTCGCGCGCTGGAATCTCGATGCCATGGCCCGCATCAACCGGCAGGCGCGCAGCATGCTGCTGATCGACGAAGGCGTGCAGTCCCTGCACGACGCGACCGAGGTCGTGAAGCGGGCCGCGGCCGGGCTCGTGTCGCTGAAGATCATGAAGACCGGCGGCATGCGCCCTGCGCGCGCCATGGCCGACATCGCCAATGCCGGCGGCATGCACGTGTACATGGGCACCTTCCTGGAGACCTCGATCGGCACGGCCGCCAACATGCAGCTGGCTGCTTCGATCGAAGCGCTGCCCTACGGGGGCGAAGTCATCGGCCCCTTGCTGGTCGAAGAAGACCTGTGTGAAGTCCCCGCGGTCTACAAGGACCACGCCCTCTGGCTCCCCGAAGGCCCGGGCCTCGGGATCCGGCTCGACGAGAACCAGGTGCGGCGCTTCGCCCGCGCTGCGCCCCATCGCATCGGCCGCTCTGCCGCCTGA